A stretch of the Rhizomicrobium sp. genome encodes the following:
- the murJ gene encoding murein biosynthesis integral membrane protein MurJ, whose product MFKRLLSVGGFTLLSRITGFARDLLMAWTLGKTWYSDAFIVAFLFPNYFRQIFGEGTINPAFLPRYAALHARGEARAAAVFADRVFSWQMSAQLVLLIAALAFMPLLVHLLAPGFADNPKQLALTVDLARITFPYLILTVVAIQLSAMLNAVEKFWAAAAWSNFQNLAMIATLLASHWFPNAAYAAAWGVLLGGVLQLFFMLWAAARDGLTLRISWPRWTPEIKEFFKALGAVTIGSASVMIAPFIDTVIASLLPVGSRTALYFADRVNQLPLGVLGIALGTVLLPEMSSRLAKNDRPGSDAAQNNAAALSLLLTLPFAAVFVAIPGTVMGIFAHGAFSAQAAAQSAVALAAYGVGLPAFALVRIVASTFYARHDTATPARATVIAIAANIAIKLVLVLGLHLGIAGVALGTSLAAWLNVGQLVWLGRRRGLLVIDGNFRRAMLPVLLAGAGGGLGAYAGVEIAAHLHVAHALKGLAGLGAGGALGVAVYGVIVLLCRRALPLGRLARAGG is encoded by the coding sequence ATGTTCAAGCGTCTTCTCTCCGTTGGTGGGTTCACGCTGCTGTCGCGCATCACCGGCTTCGCCCGCGATTTGCTGATGGCCTGGACGCTGGGAAAGACCTGGTATTCCGACGCGTTCATCGTCGCTTTCCTCTTTCCGAATTACTTCCGTCAGATCTTCGGCGAAGGGACGATCAATCCTGCCTTCCTGCCGCGCTATGCGGCGCTGCACGCCAGGGGCGAGGCGCGCGCCGCGGCGGTGTTCGCCGACCGGGTGTTCTCCTGGCAGATGTCGGCCCAGCTTGTGCTGCTGATCGCTGCGCTCGCCTTCATGCCGCTCCTCGTCCATCTGCTGGCGCCCGGCTTCGCCGACAATCCCAAGCAGCTCGCGCTCACCGTCGATCTCGCGCGGATCACTTTCCCCTATCTCATTCTCACCGTGGTCGCGATCCAGCTCTCCGCGATGCTGAACGCGGTCGAGAAATTCTGGGCCGCGGCGGCGTGGTCGAATTTCCAGAACCTCGCAATGATCGCGACCTTGCTCGCCTCGCACTGGTTTCCCAACGCGGCTTATGCCGCCGCCTGGGGCGTGTTGCTGGGCGGCGTTCTGCAGCTCTTCTTCATGTTGTGGGCCGCCGCGCGGGACGGGCTGACGCTGCGGATTTCCTGGCCGCGCTGGACTCCGGAGATCAAGGAATTCTTCAAGGCGCTGGGCGCCGTCACCATCGGTTCGGCCAGCGTGATGATCGCGCCCTTCATCGACACGGTGATCGCCAGCCTGCTGCCGGTCGGCAGCCGTACGGCGCTATACTTTGCCGATCGCGTCAACCAGTTGCCGCTTGGCGTGCTGGGCATCGCGCTCGGTACCGTGCTGCTGCCGGAAATGTCGTCGCGTCTGGCGAAGAACGATCGACCCGGCTCCGACGCGGCGCAAAACAATGCCGCGGCGCTGTCGCTGTTGCTGACGCTGCCCTTTGCGGCGGTGTTCGTTGCGATACCGGGTACCGTCATGGGTATCTTCGCTCATGGCGCCTTCAGCGCGCAGGCGGCGGCGCAATCGGCGGTTGCTCTCGCGGCCTACGGCGTGGGCCTCCCGGCTTTCGCATTGGTGCGCATCGTCGCGTCGACATTCTATGCGAGGCACGACACCGCAACGCCCGCTCGTGCGACCGTCATAGCGATCGCGGCGAATATCGCGATCAAGCTGGTGCTCGTGCTTGGCCTGCATCTGGGCATCGCCGGCGTCGCGCTGGGCACGTCGCTGGCGGCTTGGTTGAATGTCGGCCAGCTGGTCTGGCTCGGGCGTCGCCGAGGGCTGCTCGTGATCGACGGCAATTTCCGCCGCGCCATGCTTCCGGTGCTGCTGGCCGGCGCCGGCGGCGGTCTCGGCGCCTATGCGGGCGTGGAGATCGCCGCGCATCTCCATGTCGCGCACGCACTGAAAGGTCTGGCCGGCCTCGGCGCCGGCGGCGCGTTGGGTGTGGCCGTCTATGGCGTCATCGTCTTGCTCTGTCGCCGTGCCTTGCCGCTTGGGCGCCTGGCGCGGGCGGGGGGCTGA
- a CDS encoding arylesterase — MASAAHAAPVKILALGTSLTQGYGVPPGFDFTVVLEARLRASGIDAKVINAGVSGDTSAGGLARLDWSLADRPDAAILELGSNDALRGQSPAQTESNIAAVLTKLKAAHVPVLLTGMLAPRNFGPEYAAQFDPIYPRLAKRFDVLFYPFILDGVAMNPKLNQADGIHPNPAGVRIVVERILPYVKRLVAQARPPKR, encoded by the coding sequence ATGGCGTCCGCCGCCCACGCCGCGCCGGTCAAGATCCTCGCGCTCGGCACCAGCCTGACCCAGGGCTATGGCGTGCCGCCGGGGTTCGATTTCACGGTCGTGCTGGAGGCGCGGCTGAGGGCGTCAGGCATCGACGCCAAGGTGATCAATGCGGGCGTCTCGGGCGACACCTCGGCCGGCGGCCTGGCGCGGCTCGACTGGTCGCTGGCCGACCGTCCGGATGCCGCGATCTTGGAGCTCGGCTCCAACGACGCACTGCGCGGCCAGTCGCCGGCGCAGACGGAAAGCAACATCGCCGCGGTGTTGACGAAGTTGAAGGCGGCGCACGTGCCCGTGCTGCTCACCGGCATGTTGGCGCCGCGCAATTTCGGCCCCGAATACGCCGCGCAATTCGATCCGATCTATCCGCGGCTGGCGAAGCGGTTCGACGTGCTGTTCTATCCTTTCATTCTCGATGGGGTGGCGATGAATCCAAAGCTCAACCAGGCGGACGGCATCCATCCCAACCCTGCCGGCGTGAGGATCGTGGTCGAGCGCATCTTGCCCTATGTGAAGCGGCTGGTGGCGCAAGCCCGCCCGCCCAAGCGCTGA
- a CDS encoding ABC transporter ATP-binding protein: MHNPPPAINLEDVTLTLASVAGPVNILNGVSLAVPSGETVALLGPSGSGKSSLLMVAAGLETATSGRVTVAGTDITRMGEDGLARFRRGRIGIVFQSFHLIPTMTALENVAVPLELAGIADAFDRAKSELDTVGLGARLEHYPGQLSGGEQQRVALARAIAPRPTVLFADEPTGNLDGATGKEISDLLFALHARTATTLFLVTHEETLARRCHRIVRLKDGRIVADEPIVRSPVPAGAA; the protein is encoded by the coding sequence ATGCACAATCCCCCACCCGCCATCAATTTGGAAGACGTGACGCTGACGCTGGCCAGCGTCGCCGGACCGGTCAACATCCTGAACGGCGTATCGCTCGCGGTTCCATCGGGTGAAACGGTCGCCCTGCTGGGGCCTTCGGGCTCGGGCAAGTCGTCGCTCCTGATGGTGGCGGCAGGCCTGGAGACCGCGACCTCCGGCCGCGTAACGGTCGCCGGCACCGACATCACCCGGATGGGCGAGGACGGACTGGCGCGCTTCCGCCGCGGCCGCATCGGGATCGTCTTCCAGTCGTTTCACCTCATCCCGACCATGACGGCGCTCGAGAACGTCGCGGTGCCGCTGGAGCTGGCCGGGATCGCCGACGCCTTCGACCGGGCGAAAAGCGAGCTCGACACAGTCGGATTGGGAGCGCGGCTCGAGCATTATCCGGGACAGCTGTCCGGTGGCGAACAGCAGCGTGTGGCGCTGGCGCGCGCCATCGCGCCCCGTCCCACCGTGCTGTTCGCCGACGAGCCGACCGGCAATCTCGACGGCGCCACCGGCAAGGAAATCTCCGACCTGCTCTTCGCGCTGCATGCCCGGACCGCGACCACGCTGTTTCTCGTCACCCATGAAGAAACGCTGGCCCGGCGATGTCATCGTATCGTGCGGCTCAAGGATGGCCGCATCGTGGCCGATGAACCCATAGTGCGTTCTCCCGTCCCGGCAGGCGCGGCATGA
- a CDS encoding FtsX-like permease family protein — protein sequence MIRLALRFARREMRQRLSGFRIFFACLVLGVAAIAGVESLSAAFLTGLAEQGRTLLGGDVVVHLVHREASAEERAWMAERGRVSETVSMRGMAYALKRGVEDERQLVELKAVDRAYPFFGTVSLSPALNLKKALACDAEACGAVAEQTLVDRLHLAPGGLMKIGTQVFRLSAVLNGEPDRISGGFSLGPHVLIGMAALPRTGLVTLGSLIDYNYHLVLPPDADPKAFKARATAAFPDAGWDIRDRSDAAPGIRRFVEQVTMFLTLVGLTALAVGGVGAGQAVSAFLDRKRGEIAIFKSLGADGTLIFLIFFLQVMAIAALAVVTGLILGALLPFGVQYAFAQDLPAPAHFALYPGPLLFAAAFGLLSAIACAVPPLSRARLIPPASLFRDLVAPADARGALPYLLGAGVAGLGIVALALLLAPAPDFAAEFMGGVLAGLILLRLIAEGFRFLLKRLPRPRMPTLRLALANLTRPGAATTGVVTALGLGLTLLATVSLLDHTISAQVKDRLPGTAPSFFFVDIQPDEAVRFDAAILKFKSAEDFKRTPMIRGRIVSLKGVPAKDAKIAPDAKWAVSGDRGITYAAEPPDGTVITDGRWWARDYAGPPLVSFDAALAEGMGLRIGDKLVMNVLGREIPATIANLRKVDFTTGGQNFIIVMSPEPISHAPHSFLATVRVDPRDEEALYRAITDAFPNISTIRVKDAIAQVDGLLQELSDGVRAASLLTILSGLLVLAGAIAAGGRGRLYDATVLKVLGATRARIALVYVIEYGVTGLLTGLLALGAGTLAAAVICEQVLGVPLIFDAAAALLTVAGGGAATLLFGLAGAWTALAARPAQQLRAP from the coding sequence ATGATCCGGCTCGCCCTCCGCTTCGCGCGGCGCGAGATGCGGCAGCGACTGAGCGGCTTTCGTATCTTCTTCGCCTGTCTCGTGCTGGGCGTCGCCGCGATCGCCGGCGTGGAATCGCTTTCCGCGGCGTTCCTCACCGGACTGGCGGAACAGGGCCGCACCTTGCTGGGTGGCGATGTCGTCGTGCATCTGGTGCATCGCGAGGCAAGCGCCGAGGAACGCGCCTGGATGGCGGAGCGCGGGCGCGTCTCCGAGACCGTCTCGATGCGCGGCATGGCCTATGCGCTCAAACGCGGTGTCGAAGACGAGCGCCAGCTCGTCGAGCTGAAAGCTGTCGACCGCGCTTATCCGTTCTTCGGCACGGTATCGCTGTCGCCGGCGCTGAATCTCAAAAAAGCGCTGGCCTGCGACGCGGAGGCTTGCGGCGCGGTGGCGGAACAGACGCTGGTCGACCGCCTGCATCTTGCGCCCGGCGGCCTGATGAAGATCGGAACGCAGGTTTTCCGTCTCAGCGCGGTGTTGAACGGCGAACCCGACCGAATCTCGGGCGGCTTCAGCCTTGGCCCGCATGTCCTGATCGGCATGGCGGCGCTGCCCCGCACCGGTCTCGTCACGCTCGGCAGCCTGATCGACTACAACTACCATCTCGTGTTGCCGCCCGACGCGGACCCGAAGGCGTTCAAGGCACGAGCGACGGCCGCATTTCCCGATGCCGGCTGGGACATCCGAGACCGCAGCGACGCCGCGCCCGGCATCCGCCGCTTCGTCGAGCAGGTCACCATGTTCCTCACCCTGGTCGGCCTCACCGCGTTGGCGGTGGGCGGCGTGGGCGCCGGCCAGGCGGTCAGCGCCTTCCTCGACCGCAAGCGGGGCGAGATCGCGATCTTCAAGTCGTTGGGCGCCGACGGCACGCTGATCTTCCTGATCTTCTTCCTGCAGGTGATGGCGATCGCGGCCTTGGCGGTCGTCACCGGATTGATCCTGGGCGCCTTGCTGCCCTTCGGCGTCCAATATGCTTTCGCCCAAGACCTTCCGGCCCCGGCGCATTTCGCGCTCTATCCGGGGCCGTTGCTGTTCGCCGCCGCCTTCGGGTTGCTGTCCGCGATCGCCTGCGCCGTGCCGCCTTTATCGCGCGCGCGGCTGATCCCGCCCGCCAGCCTGTTCCGCGATCTCGTCGCGCCGGCGGATGCGCGCGGCGCCCTGCCCTATTTGTTGGGTGCGGGCGTCGCGGGCCTGGGAATCGTGGCGCTCGCCCTGCTGCTGGCTCCGGCGCCGGACTTCGCCGCGGAGTTCATGGGCGGGGTGCTGGCCGGACTGATCCTGTTGCGCCTGATCGCGGAAGGCTTTCGCTTCCTGCTCAAGCGCCTGCCGCGACCGCGCATGCCGACGCTGCGGCTGGCGCTGGCCAATCTCACGCGGCCCGGCGCGGCAACGACGGGCGTGGTGACCGCCCTGGGGCTGGGCCTCACCCTGCTGGCCACCGTATCGCTGCTCGACCACACCATCTCGGCCCAGGTGAAGGATCGTTTGCCGGGCACGGCGCCCAGTTTCTTCTTCGTCGATATCCAGCCGGACGAGGCGGTGCGCTTCGACGCGGCGATCCTCAAGTTCAAATCGGCGGAAGACTTCAAGCGCACGCCGATGATCCGGGGACGGATCGTCTCGCTGAAGGGCGTGCCGGCGAAGGACGCGAAGATCGCGCCGGACGCGAAATGGGCGGTCAGCGGCGATCGCGGCATCACCTATGCCGCAGAGCCGCCCGACGGCACCGTCATCACGGACGGACGGTGGTGGGCCAGGGACTATGCCGGTCCGCCGCTGGTCTCCTTCGATGCCGCGCTGGCGGAGGGGATGGGGCTGCGGATCGGCGACAAGCTCGTGATGAATGTGCTGGGGCGGGAGATCCCCGCCACCATCGCAAACCTGCGCAAGGTCGATTTCACGACCGGCGGGCAGAACTTCATCATCGTGATGTCGCCCGAGCCCATTTCGCATGCGCCGCATTCCTTCCTCGCGACGGTGCGCGTCGACCCGCGCGACGAAGAAGCGCTGTACCGCGCGATCACGGATGCGTTCCCCAACATCTCGACCATCCGGGTGAAGGACGCCATCGCACAGGTCGATGGACTGCTCCAGGAATTGAGCGACGGCGTGCGGGCGGCGAGCCTTCTCACCATCCTCTCCGGTCTGCTGGTGCTGGCCGGTGCGATCGCCGCAGGCGGGCGCGGGCGGCTCTACGACGCAACGGTCCTGAAGGTGCTGGGTGCGACGCGGGCCCGAATCGCCCTGGTCTATGTGATCGAGTACGGCGTCACAGGATTGCTGACCGGCCTGCTGGCGCTGGGCGCCGGGACCTTGGCGGCGGCCGTCATCTGCGAGCAGGTCCTGGGAGTTCCGCTGATCTTCGACGCGGCCGCGGCCTTGCTGACGGTCGCAGGCGGTGGCGCCGCAACCTTGTTGTTCGGGCTCGCAGGCGCCTGGACGGCCCTGGCGGCCCGGCCGGCGCAACAGCTGCGTGCGCCATAG
- a CDS encoding Bax inhibitor-1/YccA family protein — protein sequence MADFDNRVLPGQAAAAGVYDEGLRGYMLRVYNYMLIAMLVTGVSAYGIYSASVTTDPAAAAAHLSGGLMLTKLGVAIFTSPLRWVIMLAPVGAALFLQARVRVMSVVGAQAVFWVFSALMGFSIAAICMVYAQTDITQAFFLTAGAFGGLSLYGYSTKRDLSGMASFLIMGMWGLFFALIANIFFESKGAQLLLSIIGVGIFAGLTAYDSQAIKERYSANDDGTVTGRKAILGAVHLYIDFINMFQFLLYIMGGSRR from the coding sequence ATGGCTGACTTCGACAACCGCGTCCTGCCCGGCCAGGCGGCTGCCGCCGGCGTGTATGACGAGGGCCTGCGCGGCTACATGCTGCGCGTCTACAACTACATGCTGATCGCGATGCTGGTCACCGGCGTCAGCGCCTACGGCATCTATTCCGCTTCGGTGACGACCGATCCGGCCGCCGCTGCCGCGCATCTCAGCGGTGGACTTATGCTCACCAAGCTGGGCGTGGCGATCTTCACCTCCCCGCTCCGCTGGGTGATCATGCTGGCGCCCGTCGGGGCCGCGCTGTTCCTGCAGGCCCGCGTGCGGGTGATGTCGGTGGTCGGCGCCCAGGCGGTGTTCTGGGTCTTCTCCGCCCTGATGGGCTTTTCCATCGCGGCGATCTGCATGGTCTATGCGCAGACCGACATCACGCAGGCCTTCTTCCTCACGGCCGGCGCGTTCGGCGGGCTCAGCCTCTACGGCTACAGCACCAAGCGCGACTTGTCGGGCATGGCGTCGTTCCTGATCATGGGCATGTGGGGCCTGTTCTTCGCCCTGATCGCGAACATCTTCTTCGAGTCGAAAGGCGCGCAGCTGCTGCTGTCGATCATCGGCGTCGGCATCTTCGCCGGCCTGACCGCCTATGACTCGCAGGCCATCAAGGAGCGCTATTCCGCCAACGACGACGGCACGGTCACGGGCCGCAAGGCGATCCTGGGCGCGGTGCACCTCTACATCGACTTCATCAACATGTTCCAGTTCCTGCTGTACATCATGGGCGGCAGCCGCCGCTGA
- a CDS encoding DUF2794 domain-containing protein, with product MAEEPIAFLRAGPSPAARTDHSGGSNQGQAGFTAAQVRFDRAELNRILTLYGRMVAAGEWRDYAIDFLDDVAVFSVFRRTSEVPLFRVEKRPRLRGAQGMYSVIAATGHILKRGHDLAQVLRVFDKKLLKALATGG from the coding sequence ATGGCGGAAGAACCCATAGCGTTCCTCCGCGCAGGCCCGTCGCCGGCCGCGCGGACAGACCATTCAGGCGGATCCAACCAGGGCCAGGCAGGCTTCACGGCCGCGCAGGTGCGCTTCGACCGGGCCGAGCTCAACCGGATATTGACGCTCTATGGCCGCATGGTCGCGGCCGGCGAATGGCGCGACTATGCGATCGATTTCCTGGATGACGTCGCGGTGTTCTCGGTCTTCCGCCGCACCTCCGAGGTCCCGCTGTTCCGGGTGGAGAAGCGGCCGCGGCTGCGTGGCGCCCAGGGCATGTATTCCGTGATCGCCGCCACCGGCCACATCCTCAAGCGCGGCCACGACCTCGCCCAGGTGCTGCGGGTCTTCGACAAGAAACTGCTCAAGGCGCTCGCGACCGGCGGCTGA
- a CDS encoding class I SAM-dependent methyltransferase, whose amino-acid sequence MGRFVHATDALMAYLSKTGAREAPAQIRCREETAKLPNAVMQIAPEQGAFLQILARLTDAKHYVEIGTFTGYSALSVALAMPPAGRLVALDVSKEFTDKARGYWKEAGVEAKIDLRLGPGLAALDAMIAKGEGPFDLAFIDADKTNYDGYYERVLRLLRPGGLVALDNMLWSGAVADPDVTDPDTAALRALNAKIHADSRVDMALATVGDGVMLAVKR is encoded by the coding sequence ATGGGACGCTTCGTGCACGCCACCGACGCCTTGATGGCGTATCTGAGCAAGACAGGCGCGCGGGAAGCGCCGGCGCAGATCCGCTGCCGCGAAGAGACCGCCAAGCTGCCCAACGCGGTGATGCAGATCGCACCGGAGCAGGGCGCGTTTCTCCAGATTCTCGCCCGGCTCACGGATGCAAAGCACTATGTCGAGATCGGCACGTTCACCGGCTATAGCGCGCTCAGCGTCGCCTTGGCGATGCCGCCGGCCGGCCGGCTGGTGGCGCTCGATGTCAGCAAGGAATTCACCGACAAGGCGCGTGGCTACTGGAAGGAAGCCGGCGTGGAGGCGAAGATCGATCTGCGCCTCGGCCCGGGTCTGGCGGCACTGGATGCGATGATCGCCAAGGGGGAAGGCCCCTTCGATCTCGCCTTCATCGACGCGGACAAGACCAACTATGACGGCTACTACGAGCGCGTGCTGCGCCTGCTGCGGCCGGGCGGGTTGGTCGCGCTCGACAACATGCTGTGGAGTGGCGCCGTCGCCGATCCGGATGTCACCGACCCCGACACTGCCGCCTTGCGCGCCCTCAACGCGAAGATCCATGCGGACAGCCGGGTCGACATGGCGCTCGCGACGGTGGGCGACGGGGTGATGTTGGCGGTGAAGCGATAG
- a CDS encoding SRPBCC domain-containing protein yields MKARHLAVLALATLLFSPARAAVKDDSFQDADGARVLRESVVVDAARPAVWAAFTDDGAFMQWSGVPVAHITPGNGGTIEFGLMPGAKIGDPGNVRHRIVLWLPDAMLAWQNEFVPAGGPFDPATFATVRTVMTFEDAGAGRTKVTETVIGFATGTRYDELYDHLRGGNAEYLIALAGRFGKN; encoded by the coding sequence ATGAAGGCTCGTCACTTGGCCGTTTTGGCGCTCGCCACGCTGCTGTTCTCGCCTGCGCGGGCCGCGGTGAAGGACGATTCGTTCCAGGATGCGGACGGAGCGCGGGTGCTGCGCGAATCCGTCGTGGTCGATGCCGCACGACCGGCGGTCTGGGCGGCCTTTACGGATGACGGCGCCTTCATGCAGTGGTCAGGCGTACCCGTTGCGCATATCACGCCCGGCAATGGCGGGACGATCGAGTTTGGCCTCATGCCGGGCGCGAAAATCGGCGATCCCGGCAATGTGCGCCACCGGATCGTGCTCTGGCTGCCGGACGCGATGCTGGCCTGGCAGAACGAATTCGTTCCCGCCGGCGGTCCGTTCGATCCGGCGACGTTCGCCACCGTGCGCACGGTGATGACCTTCGAGGATGCCGGCGCCGGCAGGACGAAAGTGACCGAGACCGTGATCGGCTTTGCCACCGGCACGAGATACGACGAACTTTATGACCATCTGCGCGGCGGCAACGCCGAATACCTGATCGCGCTCGCCGGCAGATTCGGAAAGAACTGA
- a CDS encoding TetR/AcrR family transcriptional regulator — protein MAEDTKDRLVMTAMRLFSEKGYESASVADILRAANANSGSLYHFFPTKQDLLIEVLRRYRDGIRPMLLAPAWEGVEDPIERVFALLARYRQALKGSDFFYGCPIGSLALEIHEPDPPVRDLIAVNFDGWVDAVEECYVAAGARLPRDLDRRGLAIFTLTTMEGGVMQSRTHRDLAAFDRSVAMLRDYVTRLETEAASKRKTS, from the coding sequence GTGGCTGAGGACACCAAAGACCGGCTGGTCATGACCGCGATGCGGCTGTTTTCCGAGAAGGGCTATGAGTCCGCTTCGGTGGCGGACATCCTGCGCGCCGCCAATGCGAATAGCGGCAGCCTCTATCACTTCTTTCCGACCAAGCAGGACCTGCTGATCGAGGTGTTGCGCCGGTATCGCGACGGCATCCGCCCGATGCTGCTGGCGCCGGCCTGGGAGGGCGTCGAGGACCCGATCGAGCGCGTCTTTGCGCTGTTGGCGCGCTATCGCCAGGCGCTCAAGGGCAGTGACTTTTTCTATGGCTGCCCGATCGGCAGCCTCGCATTGGAGATTCACGAGCCGGATCCGCCGGTGCGCGATCTCATCGCGGTGAATTTCGACGGCTGGGTGGATGCCGTCGAGGAATGCTATGTCGCGGCCGGCGCGCGCCTGCCGCGCGATCTCGACCGCCGCGGCCTTGCGATCTTCACGCTGACCACGATGGAGGGTGGCGTGATGCAGTCGCGTACCCACCGCGATCTCGCCGCCTTCGACCGCTCGGTGGCGATGCTGCGCGACTACGTCACCCGGCTCGAGACCGAAGCCGCTTCGAAGAGGAAGACATCATGA
- a CDS encoding ABC transporter ATP-binding protein translates to MIEIEGLTKRFGPYTAVANLSLNVAKGEVLGFLGPNGAGKSTTMKMVTGFLAPSAGRVRVCGHDVETDTLAAQSAIGYLPEGAPAYGDMTARQFLTFIAEIRGFKGAAARARVEAATAKTELEGVLDQPIETLSKGFKRRVGLAQAILHDPPVLIMDEPTDGLDPNQKHAVRTLIRGMAAQKAIIVSTHLLEEVEAICTRAVIIDRGQIVADGTPAQLLARSRYHNAVSIALPLAQQSAAVAKLKALGSVASVEAAQRDGGTVLITAFPRNGALPIEDISALAVSEKWDVKELRAEAGRLDEVFRAITTHDATRPKAAAA, encoded by the coding sequence ATGATCGAAATCGAGGGACTGACCAAGCGCTTCGGCCCTTACACGGCCGTCGCCAATCTTTCGCTCAACGTCGCCAAGGGCGAGGTTCTGGGGTTCCTCGGGCCGAATGGCGCCGGCAAGTCCACGACCATGAAGATGGTGACCGGCTTCCTTGCGCCCAGCGCGGGACGCGTTCGCGTTTGCGGCCATGACGTCGAAACGGACACCCTCGCCGCCCAATCCGCCATCGGCTACCTGCCGGAAGGCGCGCCCGCCTATGGCGACATGACGGCGCGGCAATTCCTGACCTTCATCGCCGAGATACGCGGCTTCAAGGGCGCGGCGGCGCGGGCGAGGGTGGAGGCGGCAACCGCCAAGACCGAGCTCGAAGGGGTGCTGGACCAGCCGATCGAGACGCTGTCGAAAGGCTTCAAGCGCCGCGTCGGCCTGGCGCAGGCCATCCTGCACGACCCGCCGGTGCTCATCATGGACGAGCCGACCGACGGGCTGGATCCCAACCAGAAGCATGCGGTGCGGACGCTGATCCGCGGCATGGCGGCGCAGAAGGCGATCATCGTTTCGACCCATCTGCTCGAGGAAGTGGAAGCCATCTGCACCCGCGCGGTGATCATCGACCGGGGGCAGATCGTCGCCGACGGGACGCCGGCGCAATTGCTGGCGCGCTCGCGCTATCACAACGCGGTCAGCATCGCCCTGCCCCTGGCGCAGCAGAGCGCCGCCGTGGCGAAGCTGAAGGCGCTCGGCTCGGTCGCGAGCGTCGAAGCCGCGCAGCGCGATGGCGGCACGGTGCTGATCACCGCCTTTCCGCGCAATGGCGCGCTCCCGATCGAGGACATCAGCGCGCTCGCCGTATCCGAGAAATGGGACGTCAAGGAATTGCGCGCCGAGGCCGGCCGTCTCGACGAGGTGTTCCGCGCCATCACCACGCATGACGCGACGCGCCCGAAGGCCGCCGCGGCATGA
- a CDS encoding ABC transporter permease, producing MKYIWPIFKREFAGYFATPLAYVFIVIFLLAMGAFTFYVGRFFENNIADLSVFFGYHPWLYLFLVPAISMRLWAEERRTGTMELLLTLPIPLWATVAGKYLAAWAFVAVALALTFPIWITVNYLGDPDNGVIVASYVGSLLMAGGYLAIGACVSSTTSNQVIAFVVTVVVCFLFTISGAPLVLDVFRAWAPLALVNAVSSFSFLTHFQQIEAGVIDLRDLIYFFSLIALFLAANIVVVDLKKSG from the coding sequence ATGAAATACATCTGGCCGATCTTCAAGCGCGAATTCGCAGGCTATTTCGCGACGCCGCTCGCCTATGTCTTCATCGTGATCTTCCTGCTCGCGATGGGCGCCTTCACCTTCTATGTGGGGCGCTTCTTCGAGAACAACATCGCCGACCTGTCGGTGTTCTTCGGCTACCATCCCTGGCTCTACCTGTTCCTGGTGCCGGCGATTTCGATGCGGCTATGGGCGGAGGAGCGGCGCACCGGAACGATGGAACTGCTGCTGACGCTTCCCATTCCGCTCTGGGCGACGGTGGCCGGCAAGTATCTCGCCGCCTGGGCGTTCGTCGCCGTGGCCCTGGCCCTGACCTTCCCGATCTGGATCACGGTCAATTACCTGGGCGATCCCGACAATGGCGTGATCGTCGCGTCCTATGTCGGCAGCCTGCTGATGGCCGGCGGCTATCTCGCGATCGGCGCCTGCGTCTCCTCGACCACCAGCAACCAGGTGATCGCCTTCGTCGTCACGGTCGTGGTCTGCTTCCTGTTCACGATCTCCGGCGCGCCGCTGGTGCTCGACGTCTTCCGCGCCTGGGCGCCGCTGGCGCTGGTCAACGCGGTGTCGTCGTTCAGCTTCCTCACCCATTTCCAGCAGATCGAAGCGGGCGTCATCGACCTGCGCGACCTGATCTATTTCTTCTCGCTGATCGCCTTGTTCCTCGCCGCGAACATCGTCGTCGTCGACCTGAAGAAGAGCGGTTGA